A window of Methanolobus sediminis contains these coding sequences:
- a CDS encoding SDH family Clp fold serine proteinase has protein sequence MTYSERMELYTKIEEKRGCPLIVYATSSRQGAPGNMASDVIPEFTKQLLTIPKEETNIDILIVSNGGDPTVSWRIISLLRERFSRIGVLLPFTAYSAATLLALGANEIIMHPFSNLGPVDPQLTYKRKNNIGKDAKEETIQFGSEDLRHFIDFVRNDVGITDQEQMEKTFELVCQDIGALPIGIAKRSTHLALSMGEKLLSLHMEDKSKATAISEALNKSFYHHGYPLGRSEAKSIGLNIIEPDDELEGLIWSVWEDMEIEMECNKPFNPLELVLNDPETCNLLTPVRQVQMPANLPPKLMQQAFNQILQQINVVSIEPIDYLLFSATLESTRAASRFVTNGKINAIRLPDMNISVNNIKTSYGWVPFTQEHGE, from the coding sequence ATGACTTATTCTGAAAGGATGGAACTATATACAAAAATAGAAGAGAAACGAGGATGCCCATTAATTGTCTATGCAACGAGTTCGCGTCAAGGTGCACCGGGTAACATGGCGTCAGATGTAATACCGGAATTTACTAAACAACTTCTAACCATACCAAAAGAAGAAACTAATATCGATATTTTGATAGTAAGTAATGGCGGTGATCCCACCGTTTCTTGGCGAATAATTAGCTTATTGCGAGAGAGATTTTCTAGAATTGGTGTATTACTTCCATTCACTGCATATAGTGCAGCTACTCTTCTTGCACTTGGTGCCAATGAAATTATAATGCATCCATTTTCAAATCTTGGTCCTGTTGACCCCCAGCTGACATACAAAAGAAAAAACAATATTGGAAAAGATGCAAAAGAAGAAACAATTCAATTTGGATCAGAAGACCTTAGGCACTTTATCGATTTTGTAAGAAACGACGTAGGAATCACTGATCAGGAGCAAATGGAAAAAACATTTGAACTTGTTTGTCAGGACATTGGTGCATTACCGATAGGTATTGCAAAAAGAAGCACACATCTTGCATTGTCAATGGGTGAAAAACTGCTGAGTTTACATATGGAAGACAAAAGCAAAGCAACAGCAATATCAGAGGCACTAAACAAATCATTTTATCATCATGGTTATCCTCTGGGCAGATCAGAAGCAAAATCAATCGGATTAAACATAATCGAGCCAGATGATGAACTGGAGGGTCTTATTTGGAGCGTATGGGAAGACATGGAAATAGAAATGGAATGCAATAAACCGTTCAATCCGTTAGAATTGGTTCTCAATGACCCGGAGACTTGTAATCTACTAACTCCTGTCAGACAAGTACAAATGCCTGCGAATCTCCCTCCTAAATTGATGCAACAGGCTTTTAACCAAATATTGCAACAAATCAATGTAGTATCTATCGAACCAATAGATTATCTGTTGTTCAGTGCTACTTTAGAGAGTACAAGGGCAGCAAGCCGATTTGTTACAAACGGTAAAATAAATGCTATAAGATTGCCAGATATGAATATTAGCGTAAATAATATCAAGACATCATATGGATGGGTTCCATTTACCCAGGAACATGGAGAATGA
- a CDS encoding cysteine desulfurase family protein, with protein sequence MIYADNAATTKVSDSALERMLPFLQEHYGNASSQYSFGIKAKRAIEQARQQVATAIGAEPDEIVFTSGGSESNSWVLSSVVSGHVITSSIEHHSLLNSCYALERKGIDVTYLPVDKTGLISATSVKKAIRPDTKLVSIMLANNEIGTIQPIIELGPYLRERNIIFHTDAVQAVGHIPVNVKELGVDLLSASAHKFNGAKGTGILYKQKNLSLPSLIFGGEQERGARAGTENVAGIVAAGYALEESIVDMYATTDKLTALVRATVDGISTKIPNITINGDRNKCLPGIVNILFEGITGESLMHLLDLKGICVSTSSACASGKNEASHVLRALGLSEQQAKSAIRISYGRYNTMHDVNAIVAGICDAYMKITAVKS encoded by the coding sequence GTGATTTATGCTGACAATGCAGCTACAACAAAAGTGTCAGATAGCGCTTTAGAAAGAATGCTTCCCTTTTTACAGGAACACTATGGCAATGCTTCAAGCCAATATTCATTCGGAATAAAAGCAAAACGTGCTATTGAACAAGCACGGCAACAAGTTGCGACAGCCATAGGAGCAGAACCAGATGAGATTGTTTTTACTTCAGGAGGCTCTGAGAGCAACAGTTGGGTGTTATCTTCTGTGGTCAGTGGTCATGTAATAACATCCTCTATCGAACATCATTCTTTACTAAACTCGTGCTATGCACTTGAACGCAAGGGCATAGATGTAACTTATCTGCCTGTCGATAAAACAGGACTTATTTCAGCAACTAGTGTTAAGAAAGCTATCCGACCTGATACAAAACTTGTTTCTATCATGTTAGCCAATAATGAAATTGGGACAATTCAGCCGATAATTGAACTTGGTCCTTATCTTCGTGAACGCAATATTATATTCCACACCGATGCTGTTCAGGCGGTTGGGCATATACCAGTAAACGTTAAAGAACTTGGAGTCGATTTGTTATCAGCCTCCGCTCATAAATTCAATGGAGCAAAAGGAACAGGGATTCTCTATAAACAAAAGAATTTATCATTACCTTCTCTTATCTTTGGCGGAGAGCAAGAAAGAGGTGCTCGTGCAGGAACGGAAAATGTTGCAGGGATAGTTGCAGCAGGATATGCACTTGAAGAGAGCATTGTCGATATGTATGCAACTACTGACAAACTAACTGCACTTGTTAGGGCAACTGTAGATGGAATTTCTACTAAAATACCAAATATTACAATAAATGGTGATAGGAATAAGTGTTTGCCCGGAATCGTCAATATACTCTTTGAAGGAATCACAGGCGAATCACTTATGCATCTCTTGGATTTAAAAGGAATATGCGTGTCTACAAGTTCTGCTTGTGCATCGGGAAAAAATGAAGCATCACACGTGTTAAGGGCATTAGGTTTATCAGAGCAACAGGCCAAATCTGCAATACGTATTTCATATGGCAGGTATAACACGATGCATGATGTAAACGCAATCGTTGCCGGGATTTGCGATGCTTACATGAAAATCACAGCTGTAAAATCATGA